A portion of the Anoplopoma fimbria isolate UVic2021 breed Golden Eagle Sablefish chromosome 15, Afim_UVic_2022, whole genome shotgun sequence genome contains these proteins:
- the rock2a gene encoding rho-associated protein kinase 2 isoform X2: protein MSLGAERRMEARLKKLEDMIREPRSAINLESLLDSLNALVLDLDYPALRKNKNIENFLNRYEAAIRQTRDLQMKSEDFDRVKVIGRGAFGEVQLVRHKASQKVYAMKVLSKFEMIKRSDSAFFWEERDIMAFANSPWVVQLCCAFQDEHYLYMVMEYMPGGDLVNLTSTYDVPEKWAKFYTAEVVMALDAIHSMGFIHRDVKPDNMLLDRLGHLKLADFGTCMKMNSTGMVHCDTAVGTPDYISPEVLKSQGGDGYYGRECDWWSVGVFIFEMLVGDTPFYADSLVGTYSKIMDHKNSLNFPDDVEISKDAKNIICAFLTDREVRLGRNGVEEIKRHPFFKNDQWTFDTIRDTVAPVVPELSSDIDTSNFDEIEDDKGDVETFPKPKAFVGNQLPFVGFTYFKEDQLLNSSNNILVTHDNSKGESAALQKKLHHLEVQLNNENQVKCDLENKHRAATSRLDKISKELEEEVSSRKNLESTLRQLEREKALLQHKSLESNRKAESEADRKRCLENEVNSLRDQLDDMKRRNQNSHISNEKNIHLQKQLEEANTLLRAESEAATRLRKTQTDSSKQLQQLEANVRELQDKCCLLERSKLSLEKECISLQAALEAERREHSQGSETISDLTGRISGLEEEARQQKQAMSKTETEKRQLQEKHTDLEKELSNKEIDLTYKLKVLQQELEQEEASHKATRALLADKSKIKVTIEGAKSESMKEMDQKLAEERAAKLRLENRILDLEKHSSMMDCDYKQALQKLDELRRHKDRLTEEVKNLTLKIEQETQKRNLTQNDLKAQNQQLNSLRTSEKQLKQEANHLLDIKRSLEKQNQELRKERQDTDGQMKELQDQLEAEQYFSTLYKTQVRELKEECEERNKLYKDAQQSLQELQEERDSLAAQLEITLTKADSEQLARSIAEEQYSDLEKEKIMKELELKEMMARHRQELSEKDITIGSLEEANRTLTSDVANLANEKEELNNKLKEAIEESEKSKDWEQQINQMKLAFEKQLQCERTLKTQAVNKLAEIMNRKELRGGGSRRGNDTDMRRKEKENRKLQLELRSEKEKLNSSIIKYQREINEMQAQLSDESQMRTELQMALDSKDSDIEQLRNLLQTLSVQSMDSASVSSGPEFDTDDMYTEMRLEGWLSLPVRNNTKKFGWEKKYVVVSSKKILFYNNEQDKEQSIPYMVLDIDKLFHVRPVTQTDVYRADAKEIPRIFQILYANEGESKKEPEFPVDPLPIGEKSSYICHKGHEFIPTLYHFPTNCEACTKPLWNMFKPPPALECRRCHIKCHKDHMDKKEEIIAPCKVNYDVSSAKNLLLLAVSQEEQQKWVSRLVKKIPKKPLPPEQFARSSPRASMKVQPSQSMRRPSRQLPTSKSSRSNGFQMRREESQSERC, encoded by the exons GACTCCTTAAATGCCCTTGTCTTGGACTTGGACTACCCGGCACTACGCAAGAACAAAAACATCGAAAACTTCTTAAACAGAT ATGAGGCAGCCATAAGACAGACTCGAGACCTCCAGATGAAATCTGAAGACTTTGACAGAGTTAAAGTCATCGGTCGAGGAGCCTTTGGTGAAGTACAACTA GTCCGGCATAAAGCCTCTCAGAAGGTCTACGCCATGAAGGTGCTAAGCAAGTTCGAGATGATCAAGCGCTCTGACTCCGCTTTCTTCTGGGAAGAGAGGGACATCATGGCCTTCGCCAACAGTCCCTGGGTTGTGCAG TTATGCTGTGCCTTCCAAGACGAGCACTACCTCTACATGGTGATGGAGTACATGCCAGGGGGCGACCTGGTTAACCTCACCAGCACCTACGACGTGCCGGAGAAGTGGGCCAAGTTCTACACGGCGGAGGTGGTGATGGCCCTGGACGCCATCCACTCCATGGGCTTCATCCACCGGGACGTGAAGCCCGACAACATGCTGCTGGACCGACTCGGGCACCTCAAGCTGGCCGACTTCGGCACGTGCATGAAGATGAACTCG ACCGGCATGGTGCACTGTGACACGGCTGTCGGGACCCCAGACTACATCTCTCCTGAGGTGCTGAAATCCCAAGGAGGGGACGGGTATTATGGGAGAGAGTGTGACTGGTGGTCCGTAGGGGTCTTCATCTTCGAGATGCTTGTTG GTGACACGCCATTCTACGCCGACTCTCTGGTGGGAACCTACAGCAAGATCATGGACCACAAGAACTCCCTCAACTTCCCGGACGATGTGGAGATCTCCAAAGATGCCAAGAATATCATCTGTGCCTTCCTGACTGACAG GGAGGTGCGATTGGGCAGAAACGGCGTGGAGGAAATCAAGCGGCACCCTTTCTTCAAGAACGACCAGTGGACCTTCGACACCATCAGAGACA CGGTCGCCCCTGTGGTCCCAGAGCTGAGCAGTGACATAGACACCAGTAATTTCGACGAGATCGAAGATGACAAAGGCGACGTGGAGACGTTCCCCAAACCTAAGGCCTTTGTCGGAAACCAGTTGCCCTTTGTCGGCTTCACCTATTTCAAAGAAGACCA GTTATTAAATTCTTCCAACAATATCTTGGTGACTCACGACAATTCGAAAGGAGAG tCGGCGGCTCTGCAGAAGAAACTGCATCACCTGGAGGTGCAGCTGAATAATGAGAATCAGGTCAAATGCGATCTCGAGAACAAACACAG AGCTGCCACGAGCCGTCTGGACAAAATCTCCAAAGAACTTGAGGAAGAG GTGAGCAGCCGAAAGAATCTGGAGTCGACTCTGAGGcagctagagagagagaaagcccTGCTGCAGCACAAGAGCCTGGAGAGCAACCGCAAGGCCGAGAGCGAGGCCGACCGGAAGCGCTGCCTCGAGAACGAAG TCAACAGCCTTCGAGACCAGCTGGATGACATGAAGAGGAGGAACCAGAATTCACACATTTCCAACGAGAAGAACATTCACCTGCAGAAACAG CTAGAAGAAGCCAACACGTTGCTGCGGGCCGAGTCGGAGGCGGCCACCAGGCTCCGTAAAACCCAGACGGACAGCAgcaagcagctgcagcagctggaggccAACGTGCGCGAGCTACAGGACAAATGCTGCCTGCTGGAGCGCAGCAAGCTGAGCCTGGAGAAGGAATGCATCAGTCTGCAGGCCGCgctggaggcagagaggagggagcacAGCCAGGGCTCAGAGACCATCAGCGACCTGACGG GACGCATCTCCggcctggaggaggaggcccgTCAGCAGAAACAGGCTATGTCCAAAACTGAGACCGAGAAGAGACAGCTTCAGGAGAAACACACTGATCTGGAGAAG GAGTTGAGCAACAAGGAGATTGATTTGACCTACAAGCTGAAGGTGCTGCAGCAGgagctggagcaggaggaggcctCTCATAAGGCCACCAGGGCACTGCTGGCAGACAAGAGCAAGATCAAAGTAACCATCGAGGGCGCCAAGTCAGAGTCCATGAAGG AGATGGATCAGAAGCTGGCGGAGGAGCGGGCGGCCAAACTCAGGCTGGAGAACAGAATCCTGGATCTGGAGAAGCACAGCAGCATGATGGACTGCGACTATAAACAGGCTCTGCAGAAACTAGATGAGCTGCGCAGACACAAGGACCGACTCacggaggag GTGAAGAACCTGACGCTGAAGATCGAGCAGGAGACCCAGAAACGCAACCTGACCCAGAACGACCTGAAGGCCCAGAACCAGCAGCTCAATTCTCTGCGAACCTCCGAGAAGCAGCTCAAGCAGGAAGCCAATCACCTGCTCGACATCAAACGCAGCCTGGAGAAACAGAACCAAGAGCTACGCAA agaaagacaggacACAGACGGGCAAATGAAGGAGCTACAGGACCAGCTAGAAGCCGAACAGTATTTCTCT ACGCTGTACAAGACCCAGGTCCGTGAACTAAAGGAGGAGTGTGAGGAGAGGAACAAACTGTACAAAGACGCGCAGCAGTCTCTGCAGGAGCTACAGGAGGAGAG GGATTCACTGGCGGCTCAGCTGGAGATCACACTGACGAAGGCCGACTCGGAACAGCTGGCGCGCTCCATCGCCGAGGAGCAGTACTCTGacctggagaaggagaagataaTGAAGGAGCTGGAGCTGAAGGAGATGATGGCCCGCCATCGCCAGGAGCTGTCTGAGAAGGACATCACCATCGGTTCG CTGGAGGAAGCCAATAGGACCCTGACCAGTGATGTCGCCAACCTAGCCAATGAGAAGGAGGAGCTGAACAACAAACTGAAAGAGGCAATAGAAG aatcagaaaagTCAAAGGATTGGGAGCAGCAGATCAACCAGATGAAGCTGGCCTTTGAGAAGCAGCTGCAGTGTGAGAGGACGCTGAAAACTCAG GCTGTCAACAAGCTGGCAGAGATCATGAACAGGAAGGAGTTACGCGGCGGAGGAAGTCGCCGCGGCAACGATACGGACATGCGgcggaaggagaaggagaacagGAAGCTGCAGTTGGAGCTGAGGTCGGAGAAGGAAAAGCTCAACAGCAGCATCATCAAATACCAGAGGGAGATCAACGAGATGCAGGCG CAACTGTCTGATGAGAGCCAGATGCGTACTGAGCTGCAGATGGCCCTGGACAGTAAGGACAGCGACATCGAGCAGCTGAGGAACCTCCTGCAGACGCTCAGCGTGCAATCCATGGATTCTGCCAGCGTCAGCAGCGGCCCGGAGTTCGATACCGATGACATGTACACAG AAATGAGACTGGAGGGCTGGCTGTCCCTCCCTGTAAGAAACAACACCAAGAAGTTCGGATGGGAGAAaaag TATGTTGTAGTGAGCAGCAAGAAGATTCTCTTCTACAACAACGAGCAAGACAAAGAGCAGTCCATCCCCTACATGGTGCTTGATATAGA CAAACTGTTCCACGTGAGGCCCGTCACTCAAACAGACGTGTACCGCGCCGACGCCAAAGAGATTCCCAGGATATTCCAG ATTCTTTATGCCAACGAAGGCGAGAGCAAAAAGGAGCCTGAGTTTCCTGTGGACCCGCTGCCCATCGGAGAGAAGTCCAGCTACATCTGCCACAAGGGCCACGAGTTCATCCCCACGCTCTACCATTTCCCCACCAACTGCGAGGCGTGCACCAAGCCGCTGTGGAACATGTTCAAGCCGCCGCCTGCCCTGGAGTGCCGGCGCTGCCACATCAAGTGCCACAAGGACCACATGGACAAGAAGGAGGAGATCATCGCTCCATGCAAAG TGAACTACGACGTGTCCTCGGCCAagaacctgctgctgctggccgtgtcccaggaggagcagcagaagtGGGTGAGCCGACTGGTCAAGAAGATCCCCAAGAAGCCTCTGCCGCCGGAGCAGTTTGCACGCTCCTCGCCGCGCGCCTCCATGAAGGTCCAGCCCAGCCAGTCCATGAGGAGGCCCAGTCGACAGCTGCCCACCAGCAAGAGCAG CAGGTCAAATGGCTTCCAAATGAGGCGAGAAGAATCCCAGAGTGAACGATG tTAA
- the rock2a gene encoding rho-associated protein kinase 2 isoform X3, which produces MSLGAERRMEARLKKLEDMIREPRSAINLESLLDSLNALVLDLDYPALRKNKNIENFLNRYEAAIRQTRDLQMKSEDFDRVKVIGRGAFGEVQLVRHKASQKVYAMKVLSKFEMIKRSDSAFFWEERDIMAFANSPWVVQLCCAFQDEHYLYMVMEYMPGGDLVNLTSTYDVPEKWAKFYTAEVVMALDAIHSMGFIHRDVKPDNMLLDRLGHLKLADFGTCMKMNSTGMVHCDTAVGTPDYISPEVLKSQGGDGYYGRECDWWSVGVFIFEMLVGDTPFYADSLVGTYSKIMDHKNSLNFPDDVEISKDAKNIICAFLTDREVRLGRNGVEEIKRHPFFKNDQWTFDTIRDTVAPVVPELSSDIDTSNFDEIEDDKGDVETFPKPKAFVGNQLPFVGFTYFKEDQLLNSSNNILVTHDNSKGESAALQKKLHHLEVQLNNENQVKCDLENKHRAATSRLDKISKELEEEVSSRKNLESTLRQLEREKALLQHKSLESNRKAESEADRKRCLENEVNSLRDQLDDMKRRNQNSHISNEKNIHLQKQLEEANTLLRAESEAATRLRKTQTDSSKQLQQLEANVRELQDKCCLLERSKLSLEKECISLQAALEAERREHSQGSETISDLTGRISGLEEEARQQKQAMSKTETEKRQLQEKHTDLEKELSNKEIDLTYKLKVLQQELEQEEASHKATRALLADKSKIKVTIEGAKSESMKEMDQKLAEERAAKLRLENRILDLEKHSSMMDCDYKQALQKLDELRRHKDRLTEEVKNLTLKIEQETQKRNLTQNDLKAQNQQLNSLRTSEKQLKQEANHLLDIKRSLEKQNQELRKERQDTDGQMKELQDQLEAEQYFSTLYKTQVRELKEECEERNKLYKDAQQSLQELQEERDSLAAQLEITLTKADSEQLARSIAEEQYSDLEKEKIMKELELKEMMARHRQELSEKDITIGSLEEANRTLTSDVANLANEKEELNNKLKEAIEESEKSKDWEQQINQMKLAFEKQLQCERTLKTQAVNKLAEIMNRKELRGGGSRRGNDTDMRRKEKENRKLQLELRSEKEKLNSSIIKYQREINEMQAQLSDESQMRTELQMALDSKDSDIEQLRNLLQTLSVQSMDSASVSSGPEFDTDDMYTEMRLEGWLSLPVRNNTKKFGWEKKYVVVSSKKILFYNNEQDKEQSIPYMVLDIDKLFHVRPVTQTDVYRADAKEIPRIFQILYANEGESKKEPEFPVDPLPIGEKSSYICHKGHEFIPTLYHFPTNCEACTKPLWNMFKPPPALECRRCHIKCHKDHMDKKEEIIAPCKVNYDVSSAKNLLLLAVSQEEQQKWVSRLVKKIPKKPLPPEQFARSSPRASMKVQPSQSMRRPSRQLPTSKSS; this is translated from the exons GACTCCTTAAATGCCCTTGTCTTGGACTTGGACTACCCGGCACTACGCAAGAACAAAAACATCGAAAACTTCTTAAACAGAT ATGAGGCAGCCATAAGACAGACTCGAGACCTCCAGATGAAATCTGAAGACTTTGACAGAGTTAAAGTCATCGGTCGAGGAGCCTTTGGTGAAGTACAACTA GTCCGGCATAAAGCCTCTCAGAAGGTCTACGCCATGAAGGTGCTAAGCAAGTTCGAGATGATCAAGCGCTCTGACTCCGCTTTCTTCTGGGAAGAGAGGGACATCATGGCCTTCGCCAACAGTCCCTGGGTTGTGCAG TTATGCTGTGCCTTCCAAGACGAGCACTACCTCTACATGGTGATGGAGTACATGCCAGGGGGCGACCTGGTTAACCTCACCAGCACCTACGACGTGCCGGAGAAGTGGGCCAAGTTCTACACGGCGGAGGTGGTGATGGCCCTGGACGCCATCCACTCCATGGGCTTCATCCACCGGGACGTGAAGCCCGACAACATGCTGCTGGACCGACTCGGGCACCTCAAGCTGGCCGACTTCGGCACGTGCATGAAGATGAACTCG ACCGGCATGGTGCACTGTGACACGGCTGTCGGGACCCCAGACTACATCTCTCCTGAGGTGCTGAAATCCCAAGGAGGGGACGGGTATTATGGGAGAGAGTGTGACTGGTGGTCCGTAGGGGTCTTCATCTTCGAGATGCTTGTTG GTGACACGCCATTCTACGCCGACTCTCTGGTGGGAACCTACAGCAAGATCATGGACCACAAGAACTCCCTCAACTTCCCGGACGATGTGGAGATCTCCAAAGATGCCAAGAATATCATCTGTGCCTTCCTGACTGACAG GGAGGTGCGATTGGGCAGAAACGGCGTGGAGGAAATCAAGCGGCACCCTTTCTTCAAGAACGACCAGTGGACCTTCGACACCATCAGAGACA CGGTCGCCCCTGTGGTCCCAGAGCTGAGCAGTGACATAGACACCAGTAATTTCGACGAGATCGAAGATGACAAAGGCGACGTGGAGACGTTCCCCAAACCTAAGGCCTTTGTCGGAAACCAGTTGCCCTTTGTCGGCTTCACCTATTTCAAAGAAGACCA GTTATTAAATTCTTCCAACAATATCTTGGTGACTCACGACAATTCGAAAGGAGAG tCGGCGGCTCTGCAGAAGAAACTGCATCACCTGGAGGTGCAGCTGAATAATGAGAATCAGGTCAAATGCGATCTCGAGAACAAACACAG AGCTGCCACGAGCCGTCTGGACAAAATCTCCAAAGAACTTGAGGAAGAG GTGAGCAGCCGAAAGAATCTGGAGTCGACTCTGAGGcagctagagagagagaaagcccTGCTGCAGCACAAGAGCCTGGAGAGCAACCGCAAGGCCGAGAGCGAGGCCGACCGGAAGCGCTGCCTCGAGAACGAAG TCAACAGCCTTCGAGACCAGCTGGATGACATGAAGAGGAGGAACCAGAATTCACACATTTCCAACGAGAAGAACATTCACCTGCAGAAACAG CTAGAAGAAGCCAACACGTTGCTGCGGGCCGAGTCGGAGGCGGCCACCAGGCTCCGTAAAACCCAGACGGACAGCAgcaagcagctgcagcagctggaggccAACGTGCGCGAGCTACAGGACAAATGCTGCCTGCTGGAGCGCAGCAAGCTGAGCCTGGAGAAGGAATGCATCAGTCTGCAGGCCGCgctggaggcagagaggagggagcacAGCCAGGGCTCAGAGACCATCAGCGACCTGACGG GACGCATCTCCggcctggaggaggaggcccgTCAGCAGAAACAGGCTATGTCCAAAACTGAGACCGAGAAGAGACAGCTTCAGGAGAAACACACTGATCTGGAGAAG GAGTTGAGCAACAAGGAGATTGATTTGACCTACAAGCTGAAGGTGCTGCAGCAGgagctggagcaggaggaggcctCTCATAAGGCCACCAGGGCACTGCTGGCAGACAAGAGCAAGATCAAAGTAACCATCGAGGGCGCCAAGTCAGAGTCCATGAAGG AGATGGATCAGAAGCTGGCGGAGGAGCGGGCGGCCAAACTCAGGCTGGAGAACAGAATCCTGGATCTGGAGAAGCACAGCAGCATGATGGACTGCGACTATAAACAGGCTCTGCAGAAACTAGATGAGCTGCGCAGACACAAGGACCGACTCacggaggag GTGAAGAACCTGACGCTGAAGATCGAGCAGGAGACCCAGAAACGCAACCTGACCCAGAACGACCTGAAGGCCCAGAACCAGCAGCTCAATTCTCTGCGAACCTCCGAGAAGCAGCTCAAGCAGGAAGCCAATCACCTGCTCGACATCAAACGCAGCCTGGAGAAACAGAACCAAGAGCTACGCAA agaaagacaggacACAGACGGGCAAATGAAGGAGCTACAGGACCAGCTAGAAGCCGAACAGTATTTCTCT ACGCTGTACAAGACCCAGGTCCGTGAACTAAAGGAGGAGTGTGAGGAGAGGAACAAACTGTACAAAGACGCGCAGCAGTCTCTGCAGGAGCTACAGGAGGAGAG GGATTCACTGGCGGCTCAGCTGGAGATCACACTGACGAAGGCCGACTCGGAACAGCTGGCGCGCTCCATCGCCGAGGAGCAGTACTCTGacctggagaaggagaagataaTGAAGGAGCTGGAGCTGAAGGAGATGATGGCCCGCCATCGCCAGGAGCTGTCTGAGAAGGACATCACCATCGGTTCG CTGGAGGAAGCCAATAGGACCCTGACCAGTGATGTCGCCAACCTAGCCAATGAGAAGGAGGAGCTGAACAACAAACTGAAAGAGGCAATAGAAG aatcagaaaagTCAAAGGATTGGGAGCAGCAGATCAACCAGATGAAGCTGGCCTTTGAGAAGCAGCTGCAGTGTGAGAGGACGCTGAAAACTCAG GCTGTCAACAAGCTGGCAGAGATCATGAACAGGAAGGAGTTACGCGGCGGAGGAAGTCGCCGCGGCAACGATACGGACATGCGgcggaaggagaaggagaacagGAAGCTGCAGTTGGAGCTGAGGTCGGAGAAGGAAAAGCTCAACAGCAGCATCATCAAATACCAGAGGGAGATCAACGAGATGCAGGCG CAACTGTCTGATGAGAGCCAGATGCGTACTGAGCTGCAGATGGCCCTGGACAGTAAGGACAGCGACATCGAGCAGCTGAGGAACCTCCTGCAGACGCTCAGCGTGCAATCCATGGATTCTGCCAGCGTCAGCAGCGGCCCGGAGTTCGATACCGATGACATGTACACAG AAATGAGACTGGAGGGCTGGCTGTCCCTCCCTGTAAGAAACAACACCAAGAAGTTCGGATGGGAGAAaaag TATGTTGTAGTGAGCAGCAAGAAGATTCTCTTCTACAACAACGAGCAAGACAAAGAGCAGTCCATCCCCTACATGGTGCTTGATATAGA CAAACTGTTCCACGTGAGGCCCGTCACTCAAACAGACGTGTACCGCGCCGACGCCAAAGAGATTCCCAGGATATTCCAG ATTCTTTATGCCAACGAAGGCGAGAGCAAAAAGGAGCCTGAGTTTCCTGTGGACCCGCTGCCCATCGGAGAGAAGTCCAGCTACATCTGCCACAAGGGCCACGAGTTCATCCCCACGCTCTACCATTTCCCCACCAACTGCGAGGCGTGCACCAAGCCGCTGTGGAACATGTTCAAGCCGCCGCCTGCCCTGGAGTGCCGGCGCTGCCACATCAAGTGCCACAAGGACCACATGGACAAGAAGGAGGAGATCATCGCTCCATGCAAAG TGAACTACGACGTGTCCTCGGCCAagaacctgctgctgctggccgtgtcccaggaggagcagcagaagtGGGTGAGCCGACTGGTCAAGAAGATCCCCAAGAAGCCTCTGCCGCCGGAGCAGTTTGCACGCTCCTCGCCGCGCGCCTCCATGAAGGTCCAGCCCAGCCAGTCCATGAGGAGGCCCAGTCGACAGCTGCCCACCAGCAAGAGCAG tTAA